A window from Primulina huaijiensis isolate GDHJ02 chromosome 11, ASM1229523v2, whole genome shotgun sequence encodes these proteins:
- the LOC140988907 gene encoding RING-H2 finger protein ATL29-like — protein sequence MATGSVQPSPPLSSPPVPLLPPEYTTPPIIIILTIILLLFFFVGFFSIYFCRCLMQNLFYTWHIRHSPSRNPAAGHITSTSPGLDPVIIQSFPSFSYSSVKDYRREKYGLECAICLIEFVDSDILRLLTSCCHVFHQECIDLWLESHKTCPVCRRNLDSPIHSPVKSPSHPYSNAHDDTGAASESSQDCLSITIDEESQDETRDGGKIERIASQNGNLQHFYRSNSTGHNSLVENKEEEKGDHKFTLRLPENVKSNVIKGHNSSISWSTFGDYKAKVSTSGISKSST from the coding sequence ATGGCGACAGGTTCCGTTCAACCCTCTCCCCCTCTGTCGTCTCCGCCTGTGCCATTACTACCGCCGGAATATACAACACCGCCGATCATCATTATTCTCACAATCATCCTTCTCTTATTTTTCTTCGTTGGTTTCTTCTCCATATACTTTTGTAGGTGTCTGATGCAAAATCTATTTTACACATGGCATATCCGGCATAGTCCGAGCAGAAATCCGGCAGCCGGTCACATCACATCTACCTCGCCGGGACTCGACCCCGTTATCATACAGTCCTTCCCTAGCTTTAGTTATTCGAGTGTTAAAGATTATAGAAGAGAGAAATACGGCCTTGAATGTGCCATTTGTTTGATTGAATTTGTAGATAGTGATATTCTTCGATTATTGACATCTTGTTGCCATGTATTTCATCAAGAATGCATTGATCTCTGGCTGGAATCACACAAGACATGCCCCGTCTGCCGGAGAAATCTCGACTCGCCGATACATTCGCCTGTGAAATCTCCATCACATCCCTACAGCAATGCACATGATGACACGGGTGCCGCAAGCGAGTCCAGCCAAGATTGTTTAAGCATAACAATTGATGAAGAAAGTCAAGATGAGACAAGGGATGGTGGTAAAATTGAAAGAATTGCTTCTCAAAATGGCAATTTACAACATTTTTATAGATCAAACTCGACGGGGCATAATTCATTGGTCGAAAATAAGGAGGAAGAAAAAGGAGACCATAAATTTACTTTGAGATTGCCTGAGAATGTGAAATCAAACGTTATTAAAGGGCATAATTCAAGTATAAGTTGGAGTACATTTGGAGATTACAAAGCTAAAGTTAGCACTAGCGGTATCTCCAAAAGTTCTACGTAG